One window of the Equus caballus isolate H_3958 breed thoroughbred chromosome 2, TB-T2T, whole genome shotgun sequence genome contains the following:
- the BSDC1 gene encoding BSD domain-containing protein 1 isoform X13, producing the protein MDRGGDWAEGGVGARIGPSAPGRCLRGRCRVGSQSSDVGWWRSWLQQSYQAVKEKSSEALEFMKRDLTEFTQVVQHDTACTIAATASVVKEKLATEGSSGATEKMKKGLSDFLGVISDAFAPSPDKTIDCDVITLMGTPSGTAEPYDGTKARLYSLQSDPATYCNEPDGPPELFDAWLSQFCLEEKKGEISELLVGSPSIRALYTKMVPAAVSHSEFWHRYFYKVHQLEQEQARRDALKQRAEQSISEEPGWEEEEEELVGISPTSPKEAKVPVAKTSTSLEGGPGPRSPCENNLVTPAEPPTEVTPSESSESISLVTQIAKPATAPEAPVLPKDLSQKLLEASLEEQGLAVDVGETGPPPLAQSKPHTPASRPTGPEPRPPARVETLREEVLTDLRVFELNSDSGKSTPSNNGKKGSSTDISEDWEKDFDLDMTEEEVQMALSKVDASGELEDVEWEDWE; encoded by the exons ATGGACCGGGGCGGGGATTGGGCTGAGGGCGGTGTCGGCGCCAGGATTGGGCCGAGCGCTCCGGGGCGGTGCTTGAGGGGGAGGTGCCGTGTCGGAAGTCAAAGTTCA GACGTGGGATGGTGGCGGAGCTGGCTGCAGCAGAGCTACCAGGCAGTCAAGGAGAAG TCCTCCGAAGCCTTGGAGTTCATGAAGCGGGACCTGACAGAATTTACCCAGGTCGTGCAGCATGACACGGCCTGCACCATTGCAGCTACGGCCAGTGTGGTCAAGGAGAAGCTAGCT ACTGAAGGCTCCTCAGGAgcaacagagaaaatgaagaaggggTTGTCTGACTTCCTAGGGGTGATCTCCGATGCCTTTGCTCCCTCACCGGACAAAACCATCGACTGCGATGTCATCACCCTGATGGGCACGCCGTCTGGCACAGCTGAGCCCTATGATGGCACCAAG GCTCGCCTCTACAGCCTGCAGTCAGACCCAGCAACCTACTGCAATGAACCAGATG GGCCCCCGGAACTGTTTGATGCCTGGCTTTCCCAGTTCTGCTtggaggagaagaagggggagaTCTCAGAGCTCCTTGTAGGCAGCCCCTCCATCCGGGCCCTCTACACCAAGATG GTCCCTGCAGCTGTTTCCCATTCAGAATTCTGGCATCGATATTTCTATAAAGTCCATCAACTAGAGCAG GAGCAGGCCCGGAGGGATGCCCTGAAGCAGCGGGCAGAACAGAGCATCTCTGAAGAGcctggctgggaggaggaggaag AGGAGCTTGTGGGCATTTCACCCACATCTCCAAAAGAGGCAAAGGTCCCTGTGGCCAAAACTTCCACATCCCTTGAAGGAGGACCTGGCCCCCGGAGTCCTTGTGAAAATAATCTGGTGACCCCAGCTGAGCCTCCAACAGAAGTGACTCCATCGGAGAGCAGTGAGAGCATCTCCCTCGTGACACAGATTGCCAAACCTGCCACTGCACCTGAGGCACCAGTGCTGCCCAAGGACCTGTCCCAAAAGCTGCTAGAGGCATCTTTGGAGGAACAGGGCCTGGCCGTGGATGTGGGCGAGACTGGACCCCCACCCCTAGCTCAGTCCAAACCCCACACTCCTGCTAGCCGCCCCACCGGCCCAGAGCCCCGCCCTCCAGCCAGAGTAGAGACTCTGAGGGAGGAGGTACTCACAGACTTACGGGTTTTTGAGCTTAACTCGGACAGTGGGAAGTCTACACCCTCCAACAATGGAAAGAAAG GCTCAAGCACGGACATCAGCGAGGACTGGGAGAAGGACTTCGACTTGGACATGACTGAAGAAGAAGTGCAGATGGCACTTTCCAAAGTGGACGCCTCCGGTGAG CTGGAAGATGTAGAGTGGGAGGACTGGGAATGA
- the BSDC1 gene encoding BSD domain-containing protein 1 isoform X3: protein MAEGEDVGWWRSWLQQSYQAVKEKSSEALEFMKRDLTEFTQVVQHDTACTIAATASVVKEKLATEGSSGATEKMKKGLSDFLGVISDAFAPSPDKTIDCDVITLMGTPSGTAEPYDGTKARLYSLQSDPATYCNEPDGPPELFDAWLSQFCLEEKKGEISELLVGSPSIRALYTKMVPAAVSHSEFWHRYFYKVHQLEQEQARRDALKQRAEQSISEEPGWEEEEEELVGISPTSPKEAKVPVAKTSTSLEGGPGPRSPCENNLVTPAEPPTEVTPSESSESISLVTQIAKPATAPEAPVLPKDLSQKLLEASLEEQGLAVDVGETGPPPLAQSKPHTPASRPTGPEPRPPARVETLREEVLTDLRVFELNSDSGKSTPSNNGKKGSSTDISEDWEKDFDLDMTEEEVQMALSKVDASGELEDVEWEDWE from the exons ATGGCGGAAGG GGAGGACGTGGGATGGTGGCGGAGCTGGCTGCAGCAGAGCTACCAGGCAGTCAAGGAGAAG TCCTCCGAAGCCTTGGAGTTCATGAAGCGGGACCTGACAGAATTTACCCAGGTCGTGCAGCATGACACGGCCTGCACCATTGCAGCTACGGCCAGTGTGGTCAAGGAGAAGCTAGCT ACTGAAGGCTCCTCAGGAgcaacagagaaaatgaagaaggggTTGTCTGACTTCCTAGGGGTGATCTCCGATGCCTTTGCTCCCTCACCGGACAAAACCATCGACTGCGATGTCATCACCCTGATGGGCACGCCGTCTGGCACAGCTGAGCCCTATGATGGCACCAAG GCTCGCCTCTACAGCCTGCAGTCAGACCCAGCAACCTACTGCAATGAACCAGATG GGCCCCCGGAACTGTTTGATGCCTGGCTTTCCCAGTTCTGCTtggaggagaagaagggggagaTCTCAGAGCTCCTTGTAGGCAGCCCCTCCATCCGGGCCCTCTACACCAAGATG GTCCCTGCAGCTGTTTCCCATTCAGAATTCTGGCATCGATATTTCTATAAAGTCCATCAACTAGAGCAG GAGCAGGCCCGGAGGGATGCCCTGAAGCAGCGGGCAGAACAGAGCATCTCTGAAGAGcctggctgggaggaggaggaag AGGAGCTTGTGGGCATTTCACCCACATCTCCAAAAGAGGCAAAGGTCCCTGTGGCCAAAACTTCCACATCCCTTGAAGGAGGACCTGGCCCCCGGAGTCCTTGTGAAAATAATCTGGTGACCCCAGCTGAGCCTCCAACAGAAGTGACTCCATCGGAGAGCAGTGAGAGCATCTCCCTCGTGACACAGATTGCCAAACCTGCCACTGCACCTGAGGCACCAGTGCTGCCCAAGGACCTGTCCCAAAAGCTGCTAGAGGCATCTTTGGAGGAACAGGGCCTGGCCGTGGATGTGGGCGAGACTGGACCCCCACCCCTAGCTCAGTCCAAACCCCACACTCCTGCTAGCCGCCCCACCGGCCCAGAGCCCCGCCCTCCAGCCAGAGTAGAGACTCTGAGGGAGGAGGTACTCACAGACTTACGGGTTTTTGAGCTTAACTCGGACAGTGGGAAGTCTACACCCTCCAACAATGGAAAGAAAG GCTCAAGCACGGACATCAGCGAGGACTGGGAGAAGGACTTCGACTTGGACATGACTGAAGAAGAAGTGCAGATGGCACTTTCCAAAGTGGACGCCTCCGGTGAG CTGGAAGATGTAGAGTGGGAGGACTGGGAATGA
- the BSDC1 gene encoding BSD domain-containing protein 1 isoform X6, with amino-acid sequence MAEGEDVGWWRSWLQQSYQAVKEKSSEALEFMKRDLTEFTQVVQHDTACTIAATASVVKEKLATEGSSGATEKMKKGLSDFLGVISDAFAPSPDKTIDCDVITLMGTPSGTAEPYDGTKARLYSLQSDPATYCNEPDGPPELFDAWLSQFCLEEKKGEISELLVGSPSIRALYTKMEQARRDALKQRAEQSISEEPGWEEEEEELVGISPTSPKEAKVPVAKTSTSLEGGPGPRSPCENNLVTPAEPPTEVTPSESSESISLVTQIAKPATAPEAPVLPKDLSQKLLEASLEEQGLAVDVGETGPPPLAQSKPHTPASRPTGPEPRPPARVETLREEVLTDLRVFELNSDSGKSTPSNNGKKGSSTDISEDWEKDFDLDMTEEEVQMALSKVDASGELEDVEWEDWE; translated from the exons ATGGCGGAAGG GGAGGACGTGGGATGGTGGCGGAGCTGGCTGCAGCAGAGCTACCAGGCAGTCAAGGAGAAG TCCTCCGAAGCCTTGGAGTTCATGAAGCGGGACCTGACAGAATTTACCCAGGTCGTGCAGCATGACACGGCCTGCACCATTGCAGCTACGGCCAGTGTGGTCAAGGAGAAGCTAGCT ACTGAAGGCTCCTCAGGAgcaacagagaaaatgaagaaggggTTGTCTGACTTCCTAGGGGTGATCTCCGATGCCTTTGCTCCCTCACCGGACAAAACCATCGACTGCGATGTCATCACCCTGATGGGCACGCCGTCTGGCACAGCTGAGCCCTATGATGGCACCAAG GCTCGCCTCTACAGCCTGCAGTCAGACCCAGCAACCTACTGCAATGAACCAGATG GGCCCCCGGAACTGTTTGATGCCTGGCTTTCCCAGTTCTGCTtggaggagaagaagggggagaTCTCAGAGCTCCTTGTAGGCAGCCCCTCCATCCGGGCCCTCTACACCAAGATG GAGCAGGCCCGGAGGGATGCCCTGAAGCAGCGGGCAGAACAGAGCATCTCTGAAGAGcctggctgggaggaggaggaag AGGAGCTTGTGGGCATTTCACCCACATCTCCAAAAGAGGCAAAGGTCCCTGTGGCCAAAACTTCCACATCCCTTGAAGGAGGACCTGGCCCCCGGAGTCCTTGTGAAAATAATCTGGTGACCCCAGCTGAGCCTCCAACAGAAGTGACTCCATCGGAGAGCAGTGAGAGCATCTCCCTCGTGACACAGATTGCCAAACCTGCCACTGCACCTGAGGCACCAGTGCTGCCCAAGGACCTGTCCCAAAAGCTGCTAGAGGCATCTTTGGAGGAACAGGGCCTGGCCGTGGATGTGGGCGAGACTGGACCCCCACCCCTAGCTCAGTCCAAACCCCACACTCCTGCTAGCCGCCCCACCGGCCCAGAGCCCCGCCCTCCAGCCAGAGTAGAGACTCTGAGGGAGGAGGTACTCACAGACTTACGGGTTTTTGAGCTTAACTCGGACAGTGGGAAGTCTACACCCTCCAACAATGGAAAGAAAG GCTCAAGCACGGACATCAGCGAGGACTGGGAGAAGGACTTCGACTTGGACATGACTGAAGAAGAAGTGCAGATGGCACTTTCCAAAGTGGACGCCTCCGGTGAG CTGGAAGATGTAGAGTGGGAGGACTGGGAATGA
- the BSDC1 gene encoding BSD domain-containing protein 1 isoform X10: MAEGEDVGWWRSWLQQSYQAVKEKTEGSSGATEKMKKGLSDFLGVISDAFAPSPDKTIDCDVITLMGTPSGTAEPYDGTKARLYSLQSDPATYCNEPDGPPELFDAWLSQFCLEEKKGEISELLVGSPSIRALYTKMVPAAVSHSEFWHRYFYKVHQLEQEQARRDALKQRAEQSISEEPGWEEEEEELVGISPTSPKEAKVPVAKTSTSLEGGPGPRSPCENNLVTPAEPPTEVTPSESSESISLVTQIAKPATAPEAPVLPKDLSQKLLEASLEEQGLAVDVGETGPPPLAQSKPHTPASRPTGPEPRPPARVETLREEVLTDLRVFELNSDSGKSTPSNNGKKGSSTDISEDWEKDFDLDMTEEEVQMALSKVDASGELEDVEWEDWE, translated from the exons ATGGCGGAAGG GGAGGACGTGGGATGGTGGCGGAGCTGGCTGCAGCAGAGCTACCAGGCAGTCAAGGAGAAG ACTGAAGGCTCCTCAGGAgcaacagagaaaatgaagaaggggTTGTCTGACTTCCTAGGGGTGATCTCCGATGCCTTTGCTCCCTCACCGGACAAAACCATCGACTGCGATGTCATCACCCTGATGGGCACGCCGTCTGGCACAGCTGAGCCCTATGATGGCACCAAG GCTCGCCTCTACAGCCTGCAGTCAGACCCAGCAACCTACTGCAATGAACCAGATG GGCCCCCGGAACTGTTTGATGCCTGGCTTTCCCAGTTCTGCTtggaggagaagaagggggagaTCTCAGAGCTCCTTGTAGGCAGCCCCTCCATCCGGGCCCTCTACACCAAGATG GTCCCTGCAGCTGTTTCCCATTCAGAATTCTGGCATCGATATTTCTATAAAGTCCATCAACTAGAGCAG GAGCAGGCCCGGAGGGATGCCCTGAAGCAGCGGGCAGAACAGAGCATCTCTGAAGAGcctggctgggaggaggaggaag AGGAGCTTGTGGGCATTTCACCCACATCTCCAAAAGAGGCAAAGGTCCCTGTGGCCAAAACTTCCACATCCCTTGAAGGAGGACCTGGCCCCCGGAGTCCTTGTGAAAATAATCTGGTGACCCCAGCTGAGCCTCCAACAGAAGTGACTCCATCGGAGAGCAGTGAGAGCATCTCCCTCGTGACACAGATTGCCAAACCTGCCACTGCACCTGAGGCACCAGTGCTGCCCAAGGACCTGTCCCAAAAGCTGCTAGAGGCATCTTTGGAGGAACAGGGCCTGGCCGTGGATGTGGGCGAGACTGGACCCCCACCCCTAGCTCAGTCCAAACCCCACACTCCTGCTAGCCGCCCCACCGGCCCAGAGCCCCGCCCTCCAGCCAGAGTAGAGACTCTGAGGGAGGAGGTACTCACAGACTTACGGGTTTTTGAGCTTAACTCGGACAGTGGGAAGTCTACACCCTCCAACAATGGAAAGAAAG GCTCAAGCACGGACATCAGCGAGGACTGGGAGAAGGACTTCGACTTGGACATGACTGAAGAAGAAGTGCAGATGGCACTTTCCAAAGTGGACGCCTCCGGTGAG CTGGAAGATGTAGAGTGGGAGGACTGGGAATGA
- the BSDC1 gene encoding BSD domain-containing protein 1 isoform X11, which yields MAEGEDVGWWRSWLQQSYQAVKEKTEGSSGATEKMKKGLSDFLGVISDAFAPSPDKTIDCDVITLMGTPSGTAEPYDGTKARLYSLQSDPATYCNEPDGPPELFDAWLSQFCLEEKKGEISELLVGSPSIRALYTKMEQARRDALKQRAEQSISEEPGWEEEEEELVGISPTSPKEAKVPVAKTSTSLEGGPGPRSPCENNLVTPAEPPTEVTPSESSESISLVTQIAKPATAPEAPVLPKDLSQKLLEASLEEQGLAVDVGETGPPPLAQSKPHTPASRPTGPEPRPPARVETLREEVLTDLRVFELNSDSGKSTPSNNGKKGSSTDISEDWEKDFDLDMTEEEVQMALSKVDASGELQGGWMGEFLTLAPCQNHLRNY from the exons ATGGCGGAAGG GGAGGACGTGGGATGGTGGCGGAGCTGGCTGCAGCAGAGCTACCAGGCAGTCAAGGAGAAG ACTGAAGGCTCCTCAGGAgcaacagagaaaatgaagaaggggTTGTCTGACTTCCTAGGGGTGATCTCCGATGCCTTTGCTCCCTCACCGGACAAAACCATCGACTGCGATGTCATCACCCTGATGGGCACGCCGTCTGGCACAGCTGAGCCCTATGATGGCACCAAG GCTCGCCTCTACAGCCTGCAGTCAGACCCAGCAACCTACTGCAATGAACCAGATG GGCCCCCGGAACTGTTTGATGCCTGGCTTTCCCAGTTCTGCTtggaggagaagaagggggagaTCTCAGAGCTCCTTGTAGGCAGCCCCTCCATCCGGGCCCTCTACACCAAGATG GAGCAGGCCCGGAGGGATGCCCTGAAGCAGCGGGCAGAACAGAGCATCTCTGAAGAGcctggctgggaggaggaggaag AGGAGCTTGTGGGCATTTCACCCACATCTCCAAAAGAGGCAAAGGTCCCTGTGGCCAAAACTTCCACATCCCTTGAAGGAGGACCTGGCCCCCGGAGTCCTTGTGAAAATAATCTGGTGACCCCAGCTGAGCCTCCAACAGAAGTGACTCCATCGGAGAGCAGTGAGAGCATCTCCCTCGTGACACAGATTGCCAAACCTGCCACTGCACCTGAGGCACCAGTGCTGCCCAAGGACCTGTCCCAAAAGCTGCTAGAGGCATCTTTGGAGGAACAGGGCCTGGCCGTGGATGTGGGCGAGACTGGACCCCCACCCCTAGCTCAGTCCAAACCCCACACTCCTGCTAGCCGCCCCACCGGCCCAGAGCCCCGCCCTCCAGCCAGAGTAGAGACTCTGAGGGAGGAGGTACTCACAGACTTACGGGTTTTTGAGCTTAACTCGGACAGTGGGAAGTCTACACCCTCCAACAATGGAAAGAAAG GCTCAAGCACGGACATCAGCGAGGACTGGGAGAAGGACTTCGACTTGGACATGACTGAAGAAGAAGTGCAGATGGCACTTTCCAAAGTGGACGCCTCCGGTGAG TTGcagggtggatggatgggagaGTTCTTGACATTAGCTCCGtgtcaaaatcacctgaggaACTACTAA
- the BSDC1 gene encoding BSD domain-containing protein 1 isoform X12, producing the protein MAEGEDVGWWRSWLQQSYQAVKEKTEGSSGATEKMKKGLSDFLGVISDAFAPSPDKTIDCDVITLMGTPSGTAEPYDGTKARLYSLQSDPATYCNEPDGPPELFDAWLSQFCLEEKKGEISELLVGSPSIRALYTKMEQARRDALKQRAEQSISEEPGWEEEEEELVGISPTSPKEAKVPVAKTSTSLEGGPGPRSPCENNLVTPAEPPTEVTPSESSESISLVTQIAKPATAPEAPVLPKDLSQKLLEASLEEQGLAVDVGETGPPPLAQSKPHTPASRPTGPEPRPPARVETLREEVLTDLRVFELNSDSGKSTPSNNGKKGSSTDISEDWEKDFDLDMTEEEVQMALSKVDASGELEDVEWEDWE; encoded by the exons ATGGCGGAAGG GGAGGACGTGGGATGGTGGCGGAGCTGGCTGCAGCAGAGCTACCAGGCAGTCAAGGAGAAG ACTGAAGGCTCCTCAGGAgcaacagagaaaatgaagaaggggTTGTCTGACTTCCTAGGGGTGATCTCCGATGCCTTTGCTCCCTCACCGGACAAAACCATCGACTGCGATGTCATCACCCTGATGGGCACGCCGTCTGGCACAGCTGAGCCCTATGATGGCACCAAG GCTCGCCTCTACAGCCTGCAGTCAGACCCAGCAACCTACTGCAATGAACCAGATG GGCCCCCGGAACTGTTTGATGCCTGGCTTTCCCAGTTCTGCTtggaggagaagaagggggagaTCTCAGAGCTCCTTGTAGGCAGCCCCTCCATCCGGGCCCTCTACACCAAGATG GAGCAGGCCCGGAGGGATGCCCTGAAGCAGCGGGCAGAACAGAGCATCTCTGAAGAGcctggctgggaggaggaggaag AGGAGCTTGTGGGCATTTCACCCACATCTCCAAAAGAGGCAAAGGTCCCTGTGGCCAAAACTTCCACATCCCTTGAAGGAGGACCTGGCCCCCGGAGTCCTTGTGAAAATAATCTGGTGACCCCAGCTGAGCCTCCAACAGAAGTGACTCCATCGGAGAGCAGTGAGAGCATCTCCCTCGTGACACAGATTGCCAAACCTGCCACTGCACCTGAGGCACCAGTGCTGCCCAAGGACCTGTCCCAAAAGCTGCTAGAGGCATCTTTGGAGGAACAGGGCCTGGCCGTGGATGTGGGCGAGACTGGACCCCCACCCCTAGCTCAGTCCAAACCCCACACTCCTGCTAGCCGCCCCACCGGCCCAGAGCCCCGCCCTCCAGCCAGAGTAGAGACTCTGAGGGAGGAGGTACTCACAGACTTACGGGTTTTTGAGCTTAACTCGGACAGTGGGAAGTCTACACCCTCCAACAATGGAAAGAAAG GCTCAAGCACGGACATCAGCGAGGACTGGGAGAAGGACTTCGACTTGGACATGACTGAAGAAGAAGTGCAGATGGCACTTTCCAAAGTGGACGCCTCCGGTGAG CTGGAAGATGTAGAGTGGGAGGACTGGGAATGA
- the BSDC1 gene encoding BSD domain-containing protein 1 isoform X7 — MAEGEDVGWWRSWLQQSYQAVKEKTEGSSGATEKMKKGLSDFLGVISDAFAPSPDKTIDCDVITLMGTPSGTAEPYDGTKARLYSLQSDPATYCNEPDGPPELFDAWLSQFCLEEKKGEISELLVGSPSIRALYTKMVPAAVSHSEFWHRYFYKVHQLEQEQARRDALKQRAEQSISEEPGWEEEEEELVGISPTSPKEAKVPVAKTSTSLEGGPGPRSPCENNLVTPAEPPTEVTPSESSESISLVTQIAKPATAPEAPVLPKDLSQKLLEASLEEQGLAVDVGETGPPPLAQSKPHTPASRPTGPEPRPPARVETLREEVLTDLRVFELNSDSGKSTPSNNGKKGSSTDISEDWEKDFDLDMTEEEVQMALSKVDASGELQGGWMGEFLTLAPCQNHLRNY; from the exons ATGGCGGAAGG GGAGGACGTGGGATGGTGGCGGAGCTGGCTGCAGCAGAGCTACCAGGCAGTCAAGGAGAAG ACTGAAGGCTCCTCAGGAgcaacagagaaaatgaagaaggggTTGTCTGACTTCCTAGGGGTGATCTCCGATGCCTTTGCTCCCTCACCGGACAAAACCATCGACTGCGATGTCATCACCCTGATGGGCACGCCGTCTGGCACAGCTGAGCCCTATGATGGCACCAAG GCTCGCCTCTACAGCCTGCAGTCAGACCCAGCAACCTACTGCAATGAACCAGATG GGCCCCCGGAACTGTTTGATGCCTGGCTTTCCCAGTTCTGCTtggaggagaagaagggggagaTCTCAGAGCTCCTTGTAGGCAGCCCCTCCATCCGGGCCCTCTACACCAAGATG GTCCCTGCAGCTGTTTCCCATTCAGAATTCTGGCATCGATATTTCTATAAAGTCCATCAACTAGAGCAG GAGCAGGCCCGGAGGGATGCCCTGAAGCAGCGGGCAGAACAGAGCATCTCTGAAGAGcctggctgggaggaggaggaag AGGAGCTTGTGGGCATTTCACCCACATCTCCAAAAGAGGCAAAGGTCCCTGTGGCCAAAACTTCCACATCCCTTGAAGGAGGACCTGGCCCCCGGAGTCCTTGTGAAAATAATCTGGTGACCCCAGCTGAGCCTCCAACAGAAGTGACTCCATCGGAGAGCAGTGAGAGCATCTCCCTCGTGACACAGATTGCCAAACCTGCCACTGCACCTGAGGCACCAGTGCTGCCCAAGGACCTGTCCCAAAAGCTGCTAGAGGCATCTTTGGAGGAACAGGGCCTGGCCGTGGATGTGGGCGAGACTGGACCCCCACCCCTAGCTCAGTCCAAACCCCACACTCCTGCTAGCCGCCCCACCGGCCCAGAGCCCCGCCCTCCAGCCAGAGTAGAGACTCTGAGGGAGGAGGTACTCACAGACTTACGGGTTTTTGAGCTTAACTCGGACAGTGGGAAGTCTACACCCTCCAACAATGGAAAGAAAG GCTCAAGCACGGACATCAGCGAGGACTGGGAGAAGGACTTCGACTTGGACATGACTGAAGAAGAAGTGCAGATGGCACTTTCCAAAGTGGACGCCTCCGGTGAG TTGcagggtggatggatgggagaGTTCTTGACATTAGCTCCGtgtcaaaatcacctgaggaACTACTAA
- the BSDC1 gene encoding BSD domain-containing protein 1 isoform X1, translated as MAEGEDVGWWRSWLQQSYQAVKEKSSEALEFMKRDLTEFTQVVQHDTACTIAATASVVKEKLATEGSSGATEKMKKGLSDFLGVISDAFAPSPDKTIDCDVITLMGTPSGTAEPYDGTKARLYSLQSDPATYCNEPDGPPELFDAWLSQFCLEEKKGEISELLVGSPSIRALYTKMVPAAVSHSEFWHRYFYKVHQLEQEQARRDALKQRAEQSISEEPGWEEEEEELVGISPTSPKEAKVPVAKTSTSLEGGPGPRSPCENNLVTPAEPPTEVTPSESSESISLVTQIAKPATAPEAPVLPKDLSQKLLEASLEEQGLAVDVGETGPPPLAQSKPHTPASRPTGPEPRPPARVETLREEVLTDLRVFELNSDSGKSTPSNNGKKGSSTDISEDWEKDFDLDMTEEEVQMALSKVDASGELQGGWMGEFLTLAPCQNHLRNY; from the exons ATGGCGGAAGG GGAGGACGTGGGATGGTGGCGGAGCTGGCTGCAGCAGAGCTACCAGGCAGTCAAGGAGAAG TCCTCCGAAGCCTTGGAGTTCATGAAGCGGGACCTGACAGAATTTACCCAGGTCGTGCAGCATGACACGGCCTGCACCATTGCAGCTACGGCCAGTGTGGTCAAGGAGAAGCTAGCT ACTGAAGGCTCCTCAGGAgcaacagagaaaatgaagaaggggTTGTCTGACTTCCTAGGGGTGATCTCCGATGCCTTTGCTCCCTCACCGGACAAAACCATCGACTGCGATGTCATCACCCTGATGGGCACGCCGTCTGGCACAGCTGAGCCCTATGATGGCACCAAG GCTCGCCTCTACAGCCTGCAGTCAGACCCAGCAACCTACTGCAATGAACCAGATG GGCCCCCGGAACTGTTTGATGCCTGGCTTTCCCAGTTCTGCTtggaggagaagaagggggagaTCTCAGAGCTCCTTGTAGGCAGCCCCTCCATCCGGGCCCTCTACACCAAGATG GTCCCTGCAGCTGTTTCCCATTCAGAATTCTGGCATCGATATTTCTATAAAGTCCATCAACTAGAGCAG GAGCAGGCCCGGAGGGATGCCCTGAAGCAGCGGGCAGAACAGAGCATCTCTGAAGAGcctggctgggaggaggaggaag AGGAGCTTGTGGGCATTTCACCCACATCTCCAAAAGAGGCAAAGGTCCCTGTGGCCAAAACTTCCACATCCCTTGAAGGAGGACCTGGCCCCCGGAGTCCTTGTGAAAATAATCTGGTGACCCCAGCTGAGCCTCCAACAGAAGTGACTCCATCGGAGAGCAGTGAGAGCATCTCCCTCGTGACACAGATTGCCAAACCTGCCACTGCACCTGAGGCACCAGTGCTGCCCAAGGACCTGTCCCAAAAGCTGCTAGAGGCATCTTTGGAGGAACAGGGCCTGGCCGTGGATGTGGGCGAGACTGGACCCCCACCCCTAGCTCAGTCCAAACCCCACACTCCTGCTAGCCGCCCCACCGGCCCAGAGCCCCGCCCTCCAGCCAGAGTAGAGACTCTGAGGGAGGAGGTACTCACAGACTTACGGGTTTTTGAGCTTAACTCGGACAGTGGGAAGTCTACACCCTCCAACAATGGAAAGAAAG GCTCAAGCACGGACATCAGCGAGGACTGGGAGAAGGACTTCGACTTGGACATGACTGAAGAAGAAGTGCAGATGGCACTTTCCAAAGTGGACGCCTCCGGTGAG TTGcagggtggatggatgggagaGTTCTTGACATTAGCTCCGtgtcaaaatcacctgaggaACTACTAA